In Paenibacillus dendritiformis, the DNA window CAAGCCGGCCCTCCTGAGCGGACATGCTCACGATATCGGCTTTGATGTCCGCGTCCAATTTTTTGCCGTAGTTAATAATCGCAATCGGGAGACCGGATTTATTGATCCAGTCTTTCAATGTTTTCGGATAGGCGAGCGGCAGCAGAATCAGGCCGTCGACATGCAGCTTTTTGGCCTCCTTCAAGATCTCAAGCTCTGCGCGCGCGTTGCCCAGCGTATTGATTTGAACGACGCGGTAATCGTAATGCTTGGCCGCCTGCTCGACCGCATAGGCGATTTCCGGGATGAACGCATTCCGGATATCCGGCACGGCGAGAGCGATTTGCTTCGTCTGGCGAACCTTCAAGCTCTGGGCAGAAGTGTTGGGAATGAATCCAAGCTCCTCGACGGCCGCCATCACCTTTGCTTTCGTCTTCGCGCTGATGCCTTCCGCATCGTTGATCGCTCGCGATACGGTCGCGATCCCGACACCCGCTTTTGCGGCTACGTCCTCTATCGTTACTTTGTTGCGGCCCATTCTTCCATCCTCCTGCCTTTTCCGGAAATCCTTCCATCTTTCATCATGTGAACAAATCAAGAACATCATACCATAGAATCCGGATTCTTCATTGTTTTTTCACAAAACAAGGAGCAGATTTGACATTAGCGTGACAATGTGACATATTTAATATCGGAAACGTTTCCGGAATGATTCTTGATTTTCCACATTAGCAACCTATTGAACCACTCATTATCTACACGTCCAGGGAGATGATCGCAGTGAAAGCTTTGAGATGGCATGGCGTGAAGGATTTGCGCCTGGAAAACATCGAGGAACCGAAGGCTCTCAAAGGCAAAGTGAAAATTAAAGTCGAATGGTGCGGCATTTGCGGCAGCGACTTGCATGAATATACAGCAGGACCAATCTTCATTCCGGAAGGCGCTCCTCATCCCATTACGGGAGAGAAAGCGCCTATCGTTATGGGCCATGAATTCTCGGGACAGGTCGTCGAAGTCGGGGAAGGCGTGACCAAGGTGAAGGCGGGGGACCGCGTCGTCGTCGAGCCAATCTACGCATGCGGCGAATGCGATGCCTGCAGACAAGGGAAATATAATCTGTGCAGCACGATGGGCTTCCTTGGCCTGGCCGGAGGAGGCGGAGGCTTCTCCGAGTACGTGGCGGCGGAAGAATATATGGTGCACAAGATTCCGGACAGCGTGTCCTATGAGCAAGGCGCGCTGGTGGAGCCGTCGGCGGTGGCCCTGCATGCCGTCCGCCAGAGCAAGCTGAAGGTCGGCGATCGGGCCGCCGTGTTCGGAACCGGGCCAATCGGCTTGCTTGTCATTG includes these proteins:
- a CDS encoding LacI family DNA-binding transcriptional regulator, translated to MGRNKVTIEDVAAKAGVGIATVSRAINDAEGISAKTKAKVMAAVEELGFIPNTSAQSLKVRQTKQIALAVPDIRNAFIPEIAYAVEQAAKHYDYRVVQINTLGNARAELEILKEAKKLHVDGLILLPLAYPKTLKDWINKSGLPIAIINYGKKLDADIKADIVSMSAQEGRLAMEHLIGIGRTRIAYAGAPKDIIEERFFAYEDALHQVDISLVYFGDDFSLQTGMRAADYFAGLAHMPDAVYAGNDMIAIGLLNRFKELGVRVPEDVAVVGIDNIFWGTITTPKLSSVSIMGAEAARVAAELLLNRIIEQKRGVYERVQFEPRLIVRESSVPMTRTSRQLD
- a CDS encoding 2,3-butanediol dehydrogenase; amino-acid sequence: MKALRWHGVKDLRLENIEEPKALKGKVKIKVEWCGICGSDLHEYTAGPIFIPEGAPHPITGEKAPIVMGHEFSGQVVEVGEGVTKVKAGDRVVVEPIYACGECDACRQGKYNLCSTMGFLGLAGGGGGFSEYVAAEEYMVHKIPDSVSYEQGALVEPSAVALHAVRQSKLKVGDRAAVFGTGPIGLLVIEALKASGAAEIYAVELSEQRRKKAEELGAIGLDPSKVDVVKELHARTNGGVDVAYEVTGVPAVLTNAIHSTCLGGEVMIVSIFEREAPIMPNDIVMKERTMKGIIGYRDVFPAVISLMEKGYFPAGKLVTKRIKLDEVVTEGFDTLLAEKNQVKILVKAE